One Brevibacillus choshinensis genomic window carries:
- a CDS encoding alkaline phosphatase family protein — MKSNKVIVVVVDGMQYQAAITQMGFVNHLVEVGKAARYLVKSELPSLSRPLYEVLLTGTPSSVNGITSNHTVRLSGQKSIFHLTKEHGRINAAAAYYWVSELYNRAPFHYVEDRFQNDVEKPIQHGRFYFDDNYPDSHLIIDGETLRREFDPDFLYIHSMGVDNAGHLYGSDSKQYRGSVIAVDTILAQMLPIWMEEGYQIIVTSDHGMNPDGNHGGTGDDERNVPMYGIGSAFAPGVYEEAVPQLAVAPLICRLLGIPASEAMIPHTFPGVKI, encoded by the coding sequence ATGAAGAGTAACAAGGTGATCGTGGTGGTAGTGGATGGGATGCAATATCAGGCGGCCATCACGCAAATGGGCTTCGTCAACCATCTCGTGGAAGTTGGCAAGGCAGCGCGATACCTGGTCAAATCCGAGCTGCCCAGCCTCTCCCGGCCGTTGTATGAAGTTCTGTTGACGGGAACCCCAAGCTCCGTAAACGGAATCACGTCCAATCACACCGTCCGGCTGTCAGGGCAGAAAAGCATCTTTCATTTGACGAAGGAGCATGGACGGATCAATGCGGCAGCTGCCTACTATTGGGTGAGCGAGCTGTACAACAGGGCTCCGTTTCACTACGTGGAAGACCGCTTCCAAAATGATGTGGAAAAACCGATTCAGCACGGACGATTTTACTTCGACGACAACTATCCCGATTCTCATCTGATCATCGATGGGGAGACGCTGCGGCGCGAATTCGACCCCGATTTTCTCTACATTCACTCCATGGGGGTGGACAATGCGGGGCATCTGTATGGCTCTGATTCCAAACAGTACAGAGGTTCAGTGATTGCGGTGGACACGATCTTGGCGCAGATGCTGCCGATTTGGATGGAGGAAGGCTACCAGATCATCGTGACGTCCGATCACGGCATGAATCCGGACGGAAACCATGGCGGCACGGGGGATGACGAGCGGAATGTTCCGATGTACGGGATCGGCTCTGCTTTTGCTCCTGGTGTGTATGAAGAGGCTGTCCCGCAGTTGGCCGTCGCTCCCTTGATCTGCCGTCTGCTGGGCATTCCCGCATCGGAAGCGATGATTCCGCACACGTTCCCCGGCGTGAAAATCTAA
- a CDS encoding ABC transporter substrate-binding protein — translation MVLLAAAVMTGCSTNTTGSGSTNQQPAGGQQEAAPTQQLTLADIEKKAKEEGTVVSVGMPDSWANWVGTWKDLESKYGMKHTDTDMSSSEEIAKYEAEKNNPTADIGDVGIAFGPVAVDKGVTQPYKTSYWDEILEWAKDKDGHWIVGYQGSIAVMTNKELVKNPPKSWDDIKNGDYKVAIGDVTKAAQSQMSVLAAAIAHGGDETNIQPGIDFFAELAKQGRLSLGEMNVATLEKGEVTVALLWDFNALSYRDQIDPSRFEVSIPNGGTVVSGYATIINKYAPHPHAAMLTREYILSDAGQINLAKGYARPIRESVKLPDEVAKKMIPADQYKDAKPVKDQKAWEETAKKLPQMWEEQVLIHAK, via the coding sequence ATGGTTCTCTTGGCAGCTGCCGTCATGACAGGTTGTTCGACCAATACAACAGGATCGGGCAGCACGAATCAGCAACCAGCAGGCGGGCAGCAAGAAGCAGCCCCGACTCAGCAGCTGACACTGGCGGACATTGAAAAGAAGGCAAAGGAAGAAGGAACCGTCGTAAGCGTGGGAATGCCGGACTCTTGGGCGAACTGGGTTGGCACCTGGAAGGACTTGGAGAGCAAGTACGGCATGAAGCACACCGACACGGACATGAGCAGCTCCGAGGAAATCGCCAAATATGAAGCGGAAAAAAACAATCCGACAGCGGACATCGGCGACGTTGGGATCGCTTTTGGACCCGTAGCTGTGGACAAAGGAGTCACCCAGCCGTACAAAACCTCTTACTGGGACGAGATTCTCGAATGGGCGAAAGACAAGGATGGTCACTGGATCGTGGGCTATCAGGGGTCGATCGCCGTCATGACCAACAAAGAGTTGGTAAAAAACCCGCCAAAATCGTGGGATGACATCAAAAACGGCGATTACAAGGTAGCGATTGGCGACGTGACGAAAGCTGCCCAGTCTCAAATGTCCGTTCTGGCAGCCGCAATCGCTCACGGTGGGGATGAGACGAATATTCAGCCGGGGATCGACTTTTTTGCGGAATTGGCCAAACAAGGACGACTCTCTTTGGGTGAAATGAACGTGGCGACGCTTGAAAAAGGGGAAGTGACGGTAGCCTTGCTGTGGGACTTCAATGCCCTCTCCTACCGTGACCAGATTGATCCCTCCCGCTTTGAAGTGAGCATTCCGAACGGAGGCACCGTCGTGAGCGGCTATGCCACCATCATCAACAAATACGCGCCGCACCCACATGCTGCCATGCTGACCCGTGAGTATATTCTGAGCGATGCCGGTCAGATCAATCTTGCAAAAGGCTACGCGCGTCCGATCCGGGAAAGCGTGAAACTGCCGGACGAGGTCGCAAAGAAAATGATTCCGGCTGACCAGTACAAAGATGCCAAACCTGTCAAAGACCAAAAAGCGTGGGAAGAGACAGCCAAAAAATTGCCGCAGATGTGGGAAGAGCAAGTCTTGATCCACGCCAAATAA
- a CDS encoding YitT family protein, which translates to MNEFEEKKKTSHKKLTIRNIVKRGIFITIGAIIMAYGLEAVLIPNNIIDGGVTGLSMILSHVTSINLSLFLVILNLPFFFLGYKQIGKTFAISMLYGIVALSVSTSFMHHVEPIVNNELLAVVFGGLILGAGVGLTIRNGGVLDGTETLAILVEKRLPFSVGEIIMFVNVIIFAIAAFVFSLENALFSMITYYVAFKTIDIVVKGMDDMKSVYIISDNTTEIADAITERLGRGVTYLHGEGSYSGEDKRVILCVFTRLEETKLKDIIRELDPQAFTIATDVSAVHGGRFKKKDIH; encoded by the coding sequence ATGAATGAATTCGAAGAAAAAAAGAAAACAAGTCATAAAAAATTGACCATAAGAAATATTGTCAAAAGGGGTATCTTTATTACGATTGGTGCCATCATTATGGCGTACGGGTTGGAAGCGGTGCTCATCCCGAACAATATCATTGACGGTGGAGTGACGGGTCTGTCCATGATATTAAGCCATGTGACGTCTATCAATCTGAGCTTGTTCTTAGTCATTTTAAACTTGCCGTTCTTCTTTCTAGGATACAAGCAAATAGGGAAAACCTTTGCGATCAGTATGCTTTATGGAATCGTAGCTCTTTCTGTGTCTACTTCCTTCATGCATCATGTTGAACCGATCGTGAACAATGAGCTGCTTGCCGTTGTTTTCGGCGGCTTGATACTGGGAGCAGGCGTAGGCTTGACCATCAGAAACGGTGGTGTCTTGGATGGAACGGAAACATTAGCGATCTTAGTGGAGAAGAGGCTGCCGTTTTCTGTCGGTGAAATCATCATGTTTGTGAATGTGATTATTTTCGCCATTGCAGCTTTCGTGTTCTCTTTGGAAAATGCATTGTTTTCAATGATCACTTATTATGTAGCCTTTAAAACGATTGATATCGTCGTTAAAGGGATGGATGACATGAAATCCGTGTATATCATCAGTGATAATACCACGGAGATTGCGGATGCGATTACCGAGCGGTTGGGTCGCGGGGTAACCTATTTGCACGGTGAAGGTTCTTATAGTGGGGAAGATAAGCGCGTGATCTTGTGTGTCTTTACCAGGTTAGAGGAAACGAAGCTGAAGGATATTATTAGAGAATTAGACCCGCAAGCATTTACCATTGCCACAGATGTATCCGCCGTGCATGGCGGTCGATTTAAGAAAAAAGACATTCATTAA
- a CDS encoding helix-turn-helix transcriptional regulator: MQQSDHSRLHELAQFLRTRRARISPDQVGLPGEGRRRTPGLRRSEVAALAGISIDWYTWLEQARNIQVSAQVLENIALALQLDAIERKHLFLLAIQQLPADQIPAETTISPSLQRFLDLQLTSPAYVADQRLNIVAWNKAANMIYGNYEQMSTRERNSIWRTFTSPYVRELLQENWENHARHRLAHFRSSYAAYTDDPWWHELIGDLNEVSPEFREWWPQHDVLNGPEGRKVNHHPTAGLLVFDQVSFRVTDSPHLTVTINLPSSDDDTLSKMNRLLSK, from the coding sequence GTGCAACAATCGGACCATTCACGTCTTCATGAGTTAGCTCAATTTTTACGCACACGGCGCGCGAGGATTTCGCCTGATCAGGTTGGGCTGCCAGGCGAAGGTCGGCGGCGGACGCCCGGTCTTCGACGCAGTGAAGTGGCGGCGCTCGCAGGTATCAGCATCGACTGGTATACCTGGCTAGAACAAGCTCGGAATATTCAGGTATCCGCACAAGTGTTGGAGAACATTGCGCTGGCGCTTCAACTGGATGCCATCGAGCGGAAGCATTTATTTTTGCTGGCCATCCAGCAGCTGCCAGCGGATCAGATCCCAGCCGAAACGACGATTAGTCCGTCGTTGCAACGCTTCCTCGATCTTCAGTTGACGAGCCCTGCCTATGTTGCCGATCAGCGTTTGAATATTGTCGCTTGGAACAAGGCGGCGAATATGATTTATGGGAATTATGAGCAAATGTCGACAAGAGAACGCAACAGCATCTGGCGCACGTTCACATCGCCCTATGTTCGAGAGCTGCTTCAGGAAAACTGGGAAAACCATGCTCGTCACCGGTTGGCACACTTTCGCAGCAGCTACGCTGCCTATACGGATGACCCTTGGTGGCATGAGCTCATCGGAGACTTGAACGAGGTCAGCCCAGAATTTAGGGAGTGGTGGCCGCAGCATGATGTGCTCAATGGCCCTGAGGGTAGGAAAGTCAATCATCATCCGACAGCTGGACTGCTCGTATTCGATCAAGTTTCATTTCGGGTGACGGATTCTCCCCACCTTACAGTCACCATCAATCTACCTTCCTCCGATGACGATACCCTCTCGAAGATGAACAGACTTCTATCAAAATAA